A portion of the Bacteroides faecium genome contains these proteins:
- a CDS encoding AIM24 family protein: MDKFSIQSLIDETAQKEEKNGLFELENPYTLEINLKNQRVMMKKGAMVAYAGDVKFEREGLLSKGLGNILKKAVSGEGTSMMKAEGIGRVYAADNGKRIRLLHLENESINVNGNDVLAHEEAVASNIKLMKSVAGVMGGGLFQVNLSGTGYIAVTTHGTPLTLLVKPGQPVFTDPNATVAWSGNLTPSIKTDISLKTLIGRGSGESFQMKFEGDGWVIIQPYEESYVVRE, from the coding sequence ATGGATAAATTTTCTATTCAGTCTCTTATTGATGAGACTGCGCAAAAAGAAGAGAAAAATGGGCTCTTTGAGTTGGAAAATCCGTATACCCTTGAGATAAATCTCAAGAATCAGCGGGTGATGATGAAAAAGGGTGCAATGGTGGCGTATGCCGGTGATGTAAAGTTCGAGCGTGAAGGACTTCTCAGCAAAGGATTGGGGAATATACTGAAAAAGGCAGTTAGCGGCGAAGGTACTTCCATGATGAAGGCAGAAGGAATAGGGCGTGTGTACGCGGCAGATAACGGAAAAAGAATACGTTTGCTGCATTTGGAAAACGAATCAATCAACGTAAATGGTAATGATGTGCTGGCGCATGAAGAAGCCGTCGCATCGAATATTAAGTTGATGAAGAGCGTAGCAGGAGTGATGGGTGGCGGATTGTTTCAAGTCAATCTGAGCGGAACGGGCTATATCGCTGTCACTACTCACGGGACGCCATTGACGTTGCTCGTTAAACCCGGACAGCCGGTATTTACAGATCCGAACGCTACCGTAGCGTGGTCGGGGAACTTAACCCCGTCGATAAAAACCGATATCTCGTTGAAGACTCTGATTGGCAGAGGTAGTGGCGAAAGTTTCCAAATGAAGTTTGAAGGTGACGGCTGGGTGATTATACAGCCTTATGAAGAGAGCTATGTTGTAAGAGAATAA
- a CDS encoding transposase: MKSLVDSMPIITCAGKNQLGKVATEITSKGYCSTKNMYYFGLKLHAVAFRREGTIPFPEMLILSAADENDSTVFKRECVGNLNNREIYADKIYSDIPFYKETKECKKLELFTPVKAIKGESPEITKREKAARDLFSTAVSKGRQPIESLFNWLNEKTNIQGAMKVRSTSGLLVHTMGKIAIALITLIFN; encoded by the coding sequence ATGAAATCATTAGTTGACTCAATGCCTATCATTACTTGCGCGGGAAAGAACCAATTAGGAAAGGTCGCCACTGAGATTACTTCCAAAGGATATTGTTCGACAAAGAACATGTATTACTTCGGACTAAAACTCCATGCAGTGGCTTTCCGTAGAGAAGGAACTATACCTTTTCCTGAAATGCTCATACTTTCCGCTGCTGATGAAAATGACTCAACTGTATTCAAAAGAGAATGTGTGGGAAATCTGAACAATAGAGAAATATATGCCGATAAAATATATTCGGATATACCATTCTATAAAGAGACGAAAGAATGCAAAAAACTCGAGCTATTTACTCCTGTAAAAGCTATCAAAGGAGAATCACCTGAAATAACAAAAAGGGAGAAAGCGGCAAGAGACTTGTTTTCAACGGCAGTCTCAAAAGGCAGACAACCGATTGAATCATTATTCAACTGGTTGAATGAAAAAACAAATATTCAAGGAGCGATGAAAGTCAGATCTACATCTGGGCTTCTGGTACATACGATGGGAAAAATTGCCATCGCATTGATTACTCTAATTTTTAACTAA
- a CDS encoding alpha/beta hydrolase translates to MPENKENDKINTSKAEQTKIYSEILKKEMGISLYLPHNYDCLSHLPVLYFLHGRSGNENILFELDILKTADLLIQQKIIKPLIIVCPRIDNSRGVNSSMTTREVTSSNFNGRTINLGRYEDYFIKEVIPFIDTNYKTITSREGRFVGGASAGGYAALNYGLRYPELFSKVGGHMPALELQLDQEDIPYFSTIDIWKKHNPLYIAKECAIPSDMQLYLDAGNKDEGEFYNGCLELYKILKCRKVNVQNHLFEGHHNMAYIKSNLEKYLAFYTNQ, encoded by the coding sequence ATGCCAGAAAATAAAGAGAATGATAAGATAAATACTTCAAAAGCTGAACAAACAAAAATATATAGTGAGATTCTTAAAAAAGAGATGGGAATATCTTTATATCTTCCACATAATTACGATTGCCTCTCTCACCTTCCTGTACTTTATTTCCTACACGGAAGAAGTGGGAATGAGAACATATTATTTGAACTTGACATCCTTAAGACTGCAGATTTACTTATCCAGCAGAAAATAATAAAACCTCTAATAATTGTCTGTCCCAGAATTGATAATAGCCGTGGGGTAAATTCATCAATGACTACCCGAGAAGTAACATCCTCTAATTTTAACGGGCGAACAATTAACTTAGGAAGATATGAGGATTATTTCATTAAAGAAGTTATACCTTTTATCGATACAAACTATAAAACAATTACCAGCAGGGAAGGTCGATTTGTCGGTGGTGCTTCGGCGGGAGGATATGCAGCTCTCAATTATGGTTTACGTTATCCTGAGCTATTTTCTAAAGTAGGAGGACACATGCCCGCATTAGAATTACAATTAGACCAAGAAGATATTCCTTATTTCAGTACAATAGATATCTGGAAAAAACATAATCCTCTATATATTGCCAAAGAATGTGCTATCCCCTCTGATATGCAACTATATCTTGATGCAGGCAATAAAGACGAAGGAGAATTTTACAATGGCTGTCTTGAACTTTATAAGATATTAAAATGTCGAAAAGTCAATGTGCAAAACCACCTTTTTGAAGGGCACCACAATATGGCTTACATAAAATCGAACTTAGAAAAGTACCTTGCGTTTTATACAAATCAATAG
- a CDS encoding LuxR C-terminal-related transcriptional regulator: MNLNNQELAWEKHQPYIELLSQVNNSFVFVSLLHVKYLFISQNFKTLLGLSVDADMNLENDLLEEYIHPDDLPILLNLQKRTLDYVFNLPHSEQANYKHVFDFRVLGISGQYIRVICQYQLLETEDPVLLLGVVDISPDQDLKAPVKFRLVNFKTGNIVNIPIIDNPDVSLTKREVEVLKMVDEGLMSKEISDKLYISIHTVNRHRQNILEKMNVNNLSEAINYAKKLGLLA; encoded by the coding sequence ATGAATTTAAACAATCAAGAACTGGCATGGGAAAAGCATCAGCCTTACATTGAGCTTTTGTCCCAGGTAAATAATAGCTTTGTATTCGTCAGTCTTCTCCATGTTAAATACTTATTCATCTCACAGAATTTCAAAACCCTGCTCGGTTTATCTGTTGACGCCGATATGAATCTGGAGAATGACCTGCTGGAAGAGTACATACATCCAGACGATCTGCCTATTCTACTCAATCTACAGAAGAGAACGCTTGACTATGTTTTTAACCTACCACATAGCGAACAGGCTAATTACAAACATGTATTTGATTTCCGTGTGTTAGGTATTTCCGGCCAATATATACGGGTTATTTGTCAATACCAACTATTAGAAACGGAAGACCCTGTTTTATTACTTGGAGTAGTTGATATTTCTCCAGATCAGGATTTAAAAGCTCCAGTAAAGTTTCGGTTGGTTAACTTCAAAACAGGGAACATTGTCAACATACCTATCATTGATAATCCCGATGTTTCACTGACCAAACGTGAAGTGGAAGTGCTCAAAATGGTCGATGAAGGCTTAATGAGCAAGGAAATCTCAGACAAGCTGTATATTAGCATTCATACAGTAAACAGGCATCGCCAAAATATCCTGGAGAAAATGAACGTGAATAATTTATCCGAAGCAATAAATTATGCCAAGAAGTTAGGATTACTGGCATAG
- a CDS encoding lysophospholipid acyltransferase family protein, producing MKKILAVIAYKSAYGFIYSVSLLPMRFLYGFSFILYVLAYYVIGYRKLIVIQNLSRAFPDKKYDEVRDVAKSFYASFTSYFAEIIKSLSVSSNELDGKLILVNSELIEENIQRGKDVIVCLGHCGNWEILNILPNKLACDMYAVYKPLQSPIFNRLMIKLRSRFGMKLIQDQSVTRHILTNKSSHSVYLFLADQCPRIKEEKYRFDLLNQTTYHFSGMEKLARITQSAVVYLHIKQISKGRYAIICKSICEEAGVTDLGFITKKFVDLLNENIQEEPHGWLWSHKRFKK from the coding sequence ATGAAAAAGATATTAGCGGTCATAGCATATAAAAGTGCGTACGGGTTTATTTATTCAGTAAGTCTGTTACCTATGCGTTTTCTATATGGATTTTCCTTTATTCTGTATGTTCTTGCATATTATGTAATAGGTTATCGGAAATTGATTGTCATACAGAATCTTTCCCGGGCATTTCCAGATAAAAAGTATGATGAAGTTCGTGATGTAGCAAAAAGCTTCTATGCTTCTTTCACCTCCTATTTTGCAGAAATTATAAAAAGTCTATCAGTGTCATCTAATGAGCTTGACGGGAAACTAATACTTGTTAATTCGGAACTTATTGAAGAAAATATTCAGAGAGGGAAGGATGTCATAGTATGTCTTGGCCATTGTGGTAATTGGGAGATATTGAATATATTACCCAATAAACTCGCATGTGATATGTATGCTGTTTATAAACCCTTGCAGTCTCCGATTTTCAATCGGCTGATGATAAAGTTGCGTTCCCGATTTGGAATGAAGTTGATTCAAGATCAATCTGTTACTCGCCATATCTTGACAAATAAATCATCTCATTCAGTATATCTTTTCTTAGCGGACCAATGCCCGCGTATTAAAGAAGAAAAATACAGGTTTGATTTGTTGAATCAGACTACTTATCATTTTTCCGGAATGGAAAAACTGGCACGTATCACTCAGTCGGCAGTTGTGTATCTTCATATAAAACAGATCTCGAAAGGAAGATACGCAATCATCTGTAAATCTATTTGTGAAGAAGCAGGAGTGACGGATTTAGGGTTCATTACCAAAAAATTTGTGGATTTGTTAAATGAGAATATACAAGAAGAACCACACGGTTGGTTGTGGAGTCATAAACGTTTTAAAAAATAG
- a CDS encoding helix-turn-helix domain-containing protein, giving the protein MSIQEDSKIEYMSRINQVVDYIEKNLDQPLKLNDIASIANFSPYHFHRIFTSLVGETPFDYIQRLRMEKAVWKLQNEPKMSIVAIADYCGFGSAALFNKAFKKYFGICITQFRKSDRAFTIPEGKPLRKIGKVE; this is encoded by the coding sequence ATGAGTATACAAGAAGACAGCAAAATAGAGTATATGTCCAGGATTAATCAGGTGGTGGACTATATTGAGAAGAATCTTGACCAACCTTTAAAATTAAATGATATTGCGTCAATTGCAAATTTTTCACCTTATCACTTTCACCGGATATTCACATCTTTGGTAGGAGAAACTCCCTTTGATTACATCCAGCGTTTAAGAATGGAAAAAGCAGTATGGAAATTGCAAAATGAGCCAAAGATGTCAATTGTCGCAATTGCGGACTATTGTGGTTTTGGTAGTGCAGCATTGTTCAATAAGGCTTTTAAGAAATATTTTGGAATTTGTATAACACAATTCAGGAAAAGCGATAGGGCATTTACTATTCCCGAAGGAAAGCCACTGAGAAAAATAGGAAAAGTAGAATAG